CTACTTTTTCCCTTTATGAAAGAGGTTAGCTACCCATTGGGTGTGATGGGCTTCATTATTTTGAGTTACCTGGTGATTGTTGGCAGCAGTAATGCGGTTAATTTGACTGATGGTCTAGATGGCTTGGTCATCATGCCGGTGATTTTGGTGGGCGCTGCATTGGGTGCATTTGCTTATGTCATGGGTAATGCTATTTACGCAAAGTATCTTTTGTTCCCGTATATTCCTGGCGCCGGTGAATTGATGATCTTCTGCGGCGCGATGGGTGGTGCGGGCCTGGCATTCCTTTGGTACAACACTCACCCAGCACAAGTATTTATGGGTGATGTCGGTGCGCTTGCATTAGGCGGCGCACTCGGAACCATTGCCGTTATTGTTCGCCAAGAAATAGTGCTCTTTGTTATGGGTGGAATTTTCGTTGCCGAAATAGTTTCAGTGATGTTGCAAGTTTTTTGGTTCAAGGTAACTAAAAAGCATTTTGGTGAAGGCCGCCGTATTTTCCGTATGGCGCCGCTGCACCATCACTTTGAATTGGGTGGCTGGAAAGAGACTCAGGTGGTTGTCCGTTTCTGGATCATCACTATTTTGTTGGTATTAATTGGTTTATCTAGTCTGAAATTACGGTGAGCCAAAAGTAAATATGCTGATCTTAGAAAATACTTTCGCTAACGCAAGCCTCATGGCTGATGCAGGCTATCAGGCTCCTGCACGCTTCCTTATTTTAGGATTGGGTGAATCAGGTGTGGCTATGGCGAAGTGGTGCTTACGCAACGGCGCAAGCGTTCGTTTTGCGGATACTCGAGATCAAGCTAAATTTTCTGATCGCCAGAATGCTTGGTTAGAAGAATTAAAGTTTGCTGGATTAAAAGATATTCAGTTCGGTCCTTTGTCTGAAGAATTGCTTAGTGGCATTGATGTTATTGGTATCAGCCCAGGCTTATCTCCACTGCAGGAGCCAACAGCATCATTTTTAGTGGCGGCTCGTAAAGCTAGGATCAATGTTTGGAGTGAAATTGAATTTTTTGCTCGTGCAATCGCCGCCTTGAGTCGGATGGCTCAAGCTCAAGAATCTAGCTACGAGACTGCGGTGTTGGCAGTTACTGGCACCAACGGAAAAACTACTACTACAGCGCTTACTGGACAGTTGTGCGAGCGCGCTGGCAAGAAGGTCGCCGTTGCTGGAAATATTAGCCCGGCTGCCCTAGACAAAATGATGAGCTGTTTAGATGGGGCTGATCAGATTGAGGATATGCCTGATGTTTGGGTATTAGAGCTGTCGAGTTTTCAGTTGGTTTATACGCATACTCTTAATGCTACAGCTGCGACGGTTTTAAATCTTACCCAAGATCATCTAGATTGGCATGGTGACATGCAAGCTTATGCAGAGGCTAAGGCTAAGATATTTGGTGATGACACTGTATGCATCTTAAATAGAGATGATGCATTGGTGATGAATTTAATTTCTGAGGCACAAAAGGCGGAAAGATCGATTGTTACCTTTGGTTCAAATCGTCCGGATGAACAAGGTGCTTTTGGTATTGAGCATGATTTGCGAGCGGGCGGCATTGATTGGCTGGTATGGGCTGAGGTGGATGAGGATATTGAGCCCCAACCGAAACGTCGTCGTAAAGCTGCTGCAATTGAAGAGGACGAACCATTGCGTCTGAAGCGCTTGATTCCTGCGGATGCCTTGCGCATTCGTGGTCGCCATAATGCATTAAATGCATTGGCTGCGCTTGCACTAGCGCGTGCAGCTAAGTTACCAATGAATGTTTTGTTACATGGCTTACGTGACTATCACGGAGAGCCACATCGCGTTCAAAGCATAGCGATCGTAAAAGATGTTGAGTATGTTGATGACAGTAAGGGCACTAATGTGGGCGCTACTGTCGTCGCCTTAAATGGTCTGGGCAGCAATGAATCCGGCAAGAGAATTTGGTTGATTGCTGGCGGTGATGGTAAGGGTCAGGATTTCAGTCCTTTGCGCGAACCATCACTGCGTTTTGTTAAAGGCGCTTTCTTGATTGGTAAAGATGGCGAGGCTATTGGCCAAGCTCTTGGAGATGGCATCCCTTGCACGGTTAGTGGTGATTTGGTTGCGGCCGTCCAGGCTGCTGCTGCACAGGCAGCATCAGGCGACTTGGTGCTGTTATCTCCGGCTTGTGCAAGTCTCGATCAATTTAAAGATTACGTAGAGCGTGCACGGGTATTTGCTGCAGAAGTTGAAGAATTAGGGATGCGTTTTGAAGGAGTGCAGGCATGAACTTAAAAGATAAATTGTTCCCTGAAAATCGTTTAGGCCTAAATCGTTTCTGGGATTTCTCCAGGGGC
Above is a window of Polynucleobacter necessarius DNA encoding:
- the mraY gene encoding phospho-N-acetylmuramoyl-pentapeptide-transferase produces the protein MLLMLAQWLQDDFGFFRVFNYITFRAVMATVTALLIGLAAGPWVIRKLAALKMGQAVRTDGPQTHLVKSGTPTMGGVLILIGIFISCMLWADLSNRFIWIVMIVTFGFGLVGWVDDYRKVVYKDPKGMASREKFFWQTLIGLFAAIYLAFSVSEVNNLKVLQLFYEWLKSGFALDLPAKTNLLFPFMKEVSYPLGVMGFIILSYLVIVGSSNAVNLTDGLDGLVIMPVILVGAALGAFAYVMGNAIYAKYLLFPYIPGAGELMIFCGAMGGAGLAFLWYNTHPAQVFMGDVGALALGGALGTIAVIVRQEIVLFVMGGIFVAEIVSVMLQVFWFKVTKKHFGEGRRIFRMAPLHHHFELGGWKETQVVVRFWIITILLVLIGLSSLKLR
- the murD gene encoding UDP-N-acetylmuramoyl-L-alanine--D-glutamate ligase; its protein translation is MADAGYQAPARFLILGLGESGVAMAKWCLRNGASVRFADTRDQAKFSDRQNAWLEELKFAGLKDIQFGPLSEELLSGIDVIGISPGLSPLQEPTASFLVAARKARINVWSEIEFFARAIAALSRMAQAQESSYETAVLAVTGTNGKTTTTALTGQLCERAGKKVAVAGNISPAALDKMMSCLDGADQIEDMPDVWVLELSSFQLVYTHTLNATAATVLNLTQDHLDWHGDMQAYAEAKAKIFGDDTVCILNRDDALVMNLISEAQKAERSIVTFGSNRPDEQGAFGIEHDLRAGGIDWLVWAEVDEDIEPQPKRRRKAAAIEEDEPLRLKRLIPADALRIRGRHNALNALAALALARAAKLPMNVLLHGLRDYHGEPHRVQSIAIVKDVEYVDDSKGTNVGATVVALNGLGSNESGKRIWLIAGGDGKGQDFSPLREPSLRFVKGAFLIGKDGEAIGQALGDGIPCTVSGDLVAAVQAAAAQAASGDLVLLSPACASLDQFKDYVERARVFAAEVEELGMRFEGVQA